From the genome of Mucilaginibacter paludis DSM 18603:
CTATACCATTAAAAGCGCCTTTGATATGCTGCTTTATGATATAGCGGCTAAACAGGCGGGGCAGCCCCTTTACCAATACTTAGGCGGCGAAAGAAGAAAGATTGAAACCGATGTAACAATAGGCATTGATACCGCCGAAAATATGGCTGCCTCGGCAGTAAAATTTCAGGATCAGGGTTTTAATATCATCAAAGTAAAACTGGGCAAAAGCCCGGCTGCCGATCTGGAACGTATAGCAAGTATCCGAAAAGCTATCAGGCCGGAAACCCAGATCCGCATTGATGCCAACCAGGGCTGGACATTTGAAGAAGCCGTTTATACCCTTGGCCAGCTGGCCCAATACAATATTGCTTTTTGTGAGCAACCCATGCGTACCTATAACGACGAGTTGCTGCCGGAGCTTTGCCAACTATCGCCCATCCCCATCATGGCCGACGAAAGTGTTTATACCCACAGGGATGCGCAGCGGATATTAAAAAACAAGGCCGCCAGATACATCAATATTAAATTTGCCAAAAGCGGCGGAATAAACGAAGCGATACTGATTAACCAGGTGGCAGAGCAGCAAGGTGTTGCTTGTATGCTGGGCAGCATGATGGAGAGCAGGCTGGCTTTAACAGCCAACGTGCATTTTGCCATGGCTTTTACCAACCTGGCATTTTTTGACCTGGATACCTGCCTGCTGGGGCAACTGGCAGACCCTGTAACAGGCGGCTTTAAATATAATGGTATGCAGCTTGAAATTACCGATGCGCCCGGAATTGGCGCCGATGTTGAACAGGGATACCTGGATAAGCTGGAGCACATTACCATTTAACGGATGCTATGGCAAGAGAATTGGATAATTTATACTTAGACGGAAAGCCGGGCCGTACCGCTGTAGTGAACGGTAAGGAGTTTGTCTTTTTTTCGGGTTATAATTACTTAGGGATGAATGCCGAGCCCGAGTTTATGGATCTGGTGCTGCAAGGTGCCGATAAGTATGGCTGGCTTTTTCCATCGTCCAGAATCTCCAATACACGCTTGTCTGTTTACGAGGAGTGCGAAGCCTTACTTGCGCAACTTACCGGCAGCGAGGGGGCTGTATTATTGCCATCGGGCTTTGCTGCGGGGCGGCTGGCTACATCATACCATCAGGGTAAGGTGCATAATGCGCCAGGCTCGCATCCTGCCATTCTGCAGCATAAATCGGCATTAAATAGCTTTAACGACTGGAGCAACTGGGCTTTGCAGCAAACCGGGGATGCCAATTTGGATAACCCATTAATTATAGCCAGCGATTCTGTTAATCCCTTAACGGCTACCATCTATAATTTCTCTTTCCTGGCCAGCGTTAAAAGTCCGGTATTGGCCATAATTGACGATTCGCATGGCATTGGCGTTATCGGCACAAATGGCGCCGGTGTAAGTGCCTTGGTGCCGCAAAATAAACATGTGGAATATTTATTTACGTATTCATTATCCAAGGCTTTTGGCATTTCGGGTGGTGCCATAAGCTGTTCAAAAGAACAGGTAACAGCCTTTAAAAACAGGCCCGAGTATTCGGCGGTTACGCCTTTGTCGCCAGCACAGGTATTTGCGTTTAACCAGGGCCAGCATATTTACGCCAGGCAACGGGAGAGGCTGATGCAGAACATTACCTATTTTGAAAACTGCATCAAGGATATGCCGGGTATACAGCACCATGCGGGTTTGCCGGTATTTGTGTTACCAACTTTAATGGACGAAGGTGTTTTTTTGGATGCCGGAATACTGATCTCATCATTTGCTTATCCCGACCCTATGGGCCAAACACTTAAACGTGTGGTGTTAAATGCCTTGCATACCCCCCGCGATCTGGATTTTTTGGCATCTGTTTTGCAAATGGCTTACCAGGCATCGCCATCCCTTTTTCCCTAAATTATCATCTATATTTCATTTATCCGCACTGCGCATGGTTCAATATTTTACCTCTTTCTTTAATTTCAGGATGATTAAAAAAATAACATTAAGCAGTTTATGCACGCTTATCCTGCTTTTTTGCTTAAGCCAAACAGTGCTTGCACAACGGGTTCCGAAACGAAAGATCCGTAAACTGATCCGGCAGTCTGAAATTAACCGCGACCATTTTACCGGCTTTGCTTTGTATGATCCTGAAAAGAAGAAAATGGTTTATGAGTTGAATGCCGATAAGTATTTTATACCGGCATCTAACACCAAGCTCTACACCTTTTACGCGTGTTTGCAAATGCTGGGCGACTCGATACCCGGGCTGCGCTACGTGGTTAAAGGCGATTCATTGATTTTTTGGGGAACCGGCGATCCTGCTTTTCTGCACTCCACGCTAAAATCTACCAAGGCGTTTGATTTGTTGAAGAACGCCCCGCAAAAGCTATTTTACTGCGCATCAAATTATAACGGCAATTTTTACGGTGTGGGATGGCCCTATGATAATTATAGCGATTACTACCAGGCCGAAATAACCGCTATGCCGCTTGAAGATAATGTGGCTGTAATTAAAGCAGACAAGCAGGGAGGCTTGCAAATTATACCATCTTATTTAAAAAGGTATTTGCAGGCCGATAGTACTTATCATCCCCCCAAATTTACCGTACACCGCGATTTGGCATCCAACCAATTCAAGTACCCGGTACGCCCTGTTCCGCCCAACTTTCATGAAGAGATTCCATGGAAAACCAGTGCCGAATTAACGCTGGCTTTGCTGGAAGACACGCTTAAAAGATCAATCAACCTGATTGATCTGAAAATGCCTGCCGATGCCAAGCTATTGTACAGTGCCGCTGCCGATTCTGTTTACAAACGGATGCTTTTGCCCAGTGATAATTTTATAGCCGAGCAATTATTGCTGGTATGCTCATCCACACTTGGGGGTGGTATGTTAAGTATAGAGGCGGCCATTGCTTACTGCAAGAAGAATTTGATGAACGATTTACCCGACGAGCCCCAATGGGTGGATGGCTCCGGCTTATCAAGGCAAAATCTTTTCACGCCCAGAACCACCATTGCCCTGTTGGTAAAAATACAGGATAAAGTAGCTAACGAGCAGAAGCTGCACTCGTTGTTACCCACCGGTGGCATCTCTGGCACGTTAAAAAATGCTTATCAAACCGATAAGGGTATTCCTTTTGTTTGGGGCAAAACAGGTACGCTGAATAACAACCATAACCAAAGTGGCTACCTCATTACCCGTAAAGGTAAAAGGTTATTGTTTTGCTACATGAACAACAATTACACCCGCCCAACAGCGGATATACGTAATGAGATGGTACGGGTAATGACCGAGATTCATAACCGTTTTTGAAATTGGGTTGATAGGAGGGGGAGGGCTATACAAAAGGTTATGGCGTAATGTTATCCTGCTTTTGTTGAAGGTTTATTAGTGTGGTTTTATGGTGGCGTACTTTTAAGTTGTTGATTGTCAATGTCTAATTCCTCTCCATTATGTCATCC
Proteins encoded in this window:
- a CDS encoding mandelate racemase/muconate lactonizing enzyme family protein, which gives rise to MKLTAFEIYKYSIPIEPFTIATGTMHFAQNILVRAHTDAGITGLGECSAFPMIVGETQATGYEMAKDFAAIWKGKSADDIAGRLAELHLYTAGNYTIKSAFDMLLYDIAAKQAGQPLYQYLGGERRKIETDVTIGIDTAENMAASAVKFQDQGFNIIKVKLGKSPAADLERIASIRKAIRPETQIRIDANQGWTFEEAVYTLGQLAQYNIAFCEQPMRTYNDELLPELCQLSPIPIMADESVYTHRDAQRILKNKAARYINIKFAKSGGINEAILINQVAEQQGVACMLGSMMESRLALTANVHFAMAFTNLAFFDLDTCLLGQLADPVTGGFKYNGMQLEITDAPGIGADVEQGYLDKLEHITI
- a CDS encoding aminotransferase class I/II-fold pyridoxal phosphate-dependent enzyme: MARELDNLYLDGKPGRTAVVNGKEFVFFSGYNYLGMNAEPEFMDLVLQGADKYGWLFPSSRISNTRLSVYEECEALLAQLTGSEGAVLLPSGFAAGRLATSYHQGKVHNAPGSHPAILQHKSALNSFNDWSNWALQQTGDANLDNPLIIASDSVNPLTATIYNFSFLASVKSPVLAIIDDSHGIGVIGTNGAGVSALVPQNKHVEYLFTYSLSKAFGISGGAISCSKEQVTAFKNRPEYSAVTPLSPAQVFAFNQGQHIYARQRERLMQNITYFENCIKDMPGIQHHAGLPVFVLPTLMDEGVFLDAGILISSFAYPDPMGQTLKRVVLNALHTPRDLDFLASVLQMAYQASPSLFP
- a CDS encoding D-alanyl-D-alanine carboxypeptidase/D-alanyl-D-alanine-endopeptidase; this translates as MVQYFTSFFNFRMIKKITLSSLCTLILLFCLSQTVLAQRVPKRKIRKLIRQSEINRDHFTGFALYDPEKKKMVYELNADKYFIPASNTKLYTFYACLQMLGDSIPGLRYVVKGDSLIFWGTGDPAFLHSTLKSTKAFDLLKNAPQKLFYCASNYNGNFYGVGWPYDNYSDYYQAEITAMPLEDNVAVIKADKQGGLQIIPSYLKRYLQADSTYHPPKFTVHRDLASNQFKYPVRPVPPNFHEEIPWKTSAELTLALLEDTLKRSINLIDLKMPADAKLLYSAAADSVYKRMLLPSDNFIAEQLLLVCSSTLGGGMLSIEAAIAYCKKNLMNDLPDEPQWVDGSGLSRQNLFTPRTTIALLVKIQDKVANEQKLHSLLPTGGISGTLKNAYQTDKGIPFVWGKTGTLNNNHNQSGYLITRKGKRLLFCYMNNNYTRPTADIRNEMVRVMTEIHNRF